One Rhizoctonia solani chromosome 3, complete sequence genomic region harbors:
- a CDS encoding CHAT domain protein has protein sequence MYRKLKIQTEVDEIDKDIELLSRVLSIKPDGHADRALLLIRLGNSYDKRFDVLGQLNDLHKTIEYRNVARTLISNDSTDLPELLIDLTISLCQRFERIGKTEDLDQAVIYGSTAITLTPENHPSLTNRLINLGAAHSCRFERLGNQEDLEKAIECESRAVALTPNDHPQLPGRIANLSISYSHRFRRLGELSDLEQAIQYGTRAVASTSDDHPSLPTRLANLGASHSYRFQRVGELSSLEKAIKLGSRSVVLTPHGHPDMSRRLANLGTSYTYRFRRLGEVDDLERAIKCEPTRQSSSSLNSRFEHLNELNDLEKAIKCGSRAVSLTSDEHPSLPGRLANLGSFYEHRFQRLNQLDDLERAIKYELRAIDMTPNGHPDLPGLLANAGASYSSRFRRLGELSDLEQAIKYESRGVNLTNNDHPELPGRLFSLGSSYRYRFERLGELGDLERAIEYQSRAINLTPDGQPDLPERLAGLCICYNQQFKRTEEPLDLKKAIEYGSRAVSLTPDGHPDLPGRLDTLGSCYIRRFKRLDELDDLEKSIDYRRRAIVLTPDDHQDLPARLNNLVVSLNYRFERLGELDDLEAAVDRGSRAVSLIPNDHPDLPALLANIGTTHSYRFGRLGELNDLEQAIKFHHEAVILTPDDHHELPGRLANLGGSYTYRFERAGDLSDLQKGIEYGSRAIALTPDGHPEMPSRLANLGVCYDYRFKQLNNLNDLEHAIECNLCAVVSTPDNHPALPDYLANLGTSYYCQFQRLGEIVDVLKAIEYESRAVALIPDGHPYLSWQHFNLAKAYLSLSQYTEDPKHQQQSLDFFRLSVRSAAGTPRDRFGNAFKWAKQASRHKFLRPLEAYQAAIDLLPQFIWLGATTAQRYQDLLMAEALAVQAASAAIGSSEPALALEWLEHARCVVWNQNLMLRSPLDKLKSVDPCLAMHLQDVADSLYSASMESRESRAQKSVSVTPEQVAQEHRSLAKKYNELLAQIRKMPGFEDFLRPSKANVLVRAARHGPVVVINCYEDRCDALVVLPQQDSVQHLPLSKFSRDKAQSTRAEMEYLLRSDPVEGGTIKRRPVSLTQDIDFGNLLSDLWYGIVKPVLDHLGYSNATKSNVSIAALPHITWCPTGILSFLPLHAAGDYDQPESRVFNYAVSSYTPTLTALLNTSPSTLTCDSQILVIAQAETPGQTKLPGTIKELACVKKHGQNKVNISELIDSQATKINVLDAMAKHDWVHFACHAQQNIHDPTRSGFFLQDGTLDLASINQGSFKNKGLAFLSACQTATGDDKLPDEVIHLASGMLMAGYSSVIGTMWPVADNDAAFVADKVYSQLMRNGEIGNGEAGKALHNAIAALREEIGEREFGRWVLFTHIGL, from the exons ATGTACCGCAAACTCAAGATTCAGACCGAAGTTGACGAAATCGACAAAGATATTGAACTTTTATCTCGAGTACTCTCTATCAAACCCGATGGTCATGCAGATCGGGCGCTGTTGCTTATTCGCCTAGGAAATTCTTATGATAAACGATTCGACGTCCTAGGACAACTAAATGACTTACACAAAACAATTGAATACAGGAATGTTGCACGTACCCTAATTTCGAATGATAGCACAGACTTACCTGAGCTACTCATCGACTTAACAATATCTCTATGTCAGCGGTTTGAGCGCATAGGCAAAACGGAAGACCTAGACCAAGCCGTCATATATGGGTCCACTGCGATCACATTAACGCCTGAAAATCATCCATCTTTAACAAACCGACTCATTAATCTGGGCGCGGCACATAGTTGTCGCTTTGAGCGACTTGGCAACCAGGAAGACCTCGAGAAGGCAATTGAATGCGAGTCGCGTGCGGTCGCTTTAACTCCTAACGATCACCCTCAATTACCGGGCCGGATCGCTAACTTGAGCATATCCTACAGCCACCGATTTCGGCGTCTTGGCGAATTGAGCGATCTCGAGCAGGCAATTCAATATGGGACCCGTGCTGTCGCATCTACTTCCGATGACCATCCCAGTTTGCCAACTCGACTTGCCAACTTGGGGGCATCCCATAGCTATCGATTTCAACGTGTGGGTGAGCTAAGTAGCCTTGAAAAAGCTATCAAACTTGGGTCTCGCTCTGTCGTTTTGACCCCCCACGGTCATCCTGATATGTCACGCCGGCTTGCCAACCTAGGAACATCTTACACCTACCGATTCCGGCGCTTAGGTGAAGTGGACGATCTCGAAAGGGCGATCAAATGCGA GCCGACTCGCCAATCTAGCAGTTCCCTCAACAGTCGATTTGAGCATCTGAATGAGCTGAATGACCTTGAAAAAGCAATCAAGTGCGGCTCCCGTGCAGTCTCTTTGACTTCAGATGAACATCCAAGCTTACCAGGTCGGCTTGCTAACCTTGGCTCATTCTACGAGCATCGATTTCAACGTCTGAACCAACTGGATGACCTTGAACGGGCTATCAAATACGAGCTTCGCGCAATCGATATGACTCCAAATGGACATCCAGACCTTCCAGGCCTACTTGCCAACGCAGGAGCATCATATAGCTCACGATTTCGGAGATTGGGTGAACTGAGTGATCTTGAACAGGCTATCAAATACGAATCTCGTGGGGTCAATTTGACCAATAATGACCATCCCGAACTTCCAGGCAGGCTGTTCAGTCTAGGTTCGTCATACCGCTATCGGTTTGAGCGACTGGGTGAGCTGGGAGACCTCGAGAGGGCGATTGAGTACCAGTCACGTGCAATCAACTTGACTCCCGACGGTCAACCTGACTTACCAGAGCGACTTGCCGGCCTATGCATATGCTATAATCAGCAGTTTAAGCGCACGGAGGAGCCATTAGACCTAAAAAAAGCAATCGAATACGGTTCTCGGGCAGTCTCCTTGACGCCTGACGGCCACCCTGACTTACCGGGTCGGCTTGATACACTAGGATCATGCTACATCCGTCGGTTCAAACGACTGGACGAGCTAGACGATCTCGAGAAGTCAATTGATTACCGGCGCCGTGCAATTGTCTTAACTCCTGATGATCATCAAGATCTTCCAGCCCGACTTAACAATCTAGTGGTATCACTTAATTATCGATTTGAACGACTAGGCGAATTGGATGACCTTGAAGCAGCAGTCGATCGAGGCTCTCGAGCAGTCTCTCTGATTCCCAATGACCACCCTGATTTACCAGCTCTGCTGGCCAATATAGGCACAACCCACAGCTATAGGTTCGGGCGACTGGGGGAGTTGAATGACCTTGAACAAGCCATCAAATTCCATCATGAAGCAGTTATTTTAACGCCTGATGATCACCATGAGCTGCCAGGTCGATTAGCTAATCTAGGGGGATCTTACACCTATCGGTTTGAGCGAGCGGGTGACCTGAGTGACCTCCAGAAAGGAATTGAATACGGGTCTCGAGCAATTGCTTTGACTCCGGATGGTCATCCTGAAATGCCATCCCGACTTGCAAATTTAGGGGTGTGTTATGATTATAGGTTTAAGCAACTCAATAATCTGAACGACTTAGAACATGCGATAGAATGCAACTTATGCGCAGTTGTATCAACCCCTGATAATCATCCTGCTCTACCAGACTATCTTGCCAATTTAGGCACATCGTACTACTGTCAATTTCAGCGTCTGGGCGAAATCGTGGATGTGTTGAAAGCCATTGAATATGAATCTCGTGCGGTTGCTTTGATCCCAGATGGCCACCCTTACCTGTCGTGGCAACATTTCAATTTGGCCAAGGCTTATCTTAGCCTGTCACAATACACAGAAGACCCTAAGCACCAGCAGCAATCTTTGGATTTTTTTCGTTTGTCTGTTCGATCGGCGGCGGGTACGCCACGAGACAGGTTTGGAAACGCATTCAAGTGGGCGAAACAGGCCTCCAGACACAAATTTCTTCGTCCTCTTGAGGCCTACCAAGCGGCAATTGACCTTCTCCCTCAGTTTATATGGTTGGGAGCCACTACTGCCCAACGTTATCAAGATCTATTGATGGCGGAGGCGCTTGCTGTTCAGGCAGCCTCCGCTGCAATCGGCTCTTCAGAACCCGCTTTGGCTCTTGAGTGGCTTGAGCATGCGCGATGTGTAGTATGGAATCAGAATCTTATGCTTCGATCTCCCCTTGATAAGCTAAAATCCGTTGATCCGTGCCTAGCTATGCATCTTCAAGACGTTGCCGATTCCCTATATAGTGCCAGTATGGAATCTCGAGAGTCCCGAGCACAAAAGTCAGTCTCGGTGACTCCCGAGCAGGTCGCACAGGAGCATCGTAGTCTGGCCAAGAAGTACAATGAGCTGCTAGCTCAAATTCGTAAGATGCCAGGATTTGAAGATTTCCTTCGACCAAGCAAAGCAAACGTCCTTGTACGAGCCGCGCGGCATGGACCTGTCGTCGTAATTAATTGTTACGAGGACCGTTGCGATGCACTTGTGGTTTTACCTCAACAAGACAGTGTCCAGCACCTCCCGCTCTCTAAGTTTAGCCGAGACAAAGCCCAAAGTACCCGGGCTGAAATGGAGTACTTGCTGAGGAGTGACCCAGTAGAAGGTGGTACAATAAAACGCAGGCCGGTGTCGCTCACACAAGATATCGATTTCGGAAACTTGCTGTCGGATTTGTGGTACGGTATCGTCAAACCAGTGCTTGATCATTTGGGATATTCG AATGCTACAAAGAGCAATGTTTCAATAGCAGCTTTGCCGCATATAACCTGGTGCCCGACTGGCATATTGtccttccttccattgcaTGCGGCTGGAGATTATGATCAACCAGAATCAAGGGTGTTCAACTATGCTGTCTCTTCATACACTCCCACTCTTACCGCACTTCTTAACACCAGTCCGAGCACATTGACTTGCGATTCTCAAATTCTCGTGATTGCACAGGCAGAAACACCGGGTCAGACCAAGCTGCCTGGAACCATCAAGGAGCTCGCCTGTGTTAAGAAGCACGGACAAAACAAAGTAAACATTTCAGAGCTCATAGACAGCCAGGCGACGAAGATAAATGTGCTTGATGCGATGGCAAAGCATGATTGGGTTCATTTTGCTTGTCATGCTCAGCAGAACATCCATGATCCAACCAGGAGTGGATTCTTCTTACAGGACGGCACTCTTGATCTCGCATCCATTAACCAGGGGTCGTTCAAAAATAAAGGCTTAGCCTTCCTTTCTGCTTGCCAGACTGCGACTGGTGATGATAAGCTGCCAGATGAAGTTATACACCTCGCGTCGGGTATGCTGATGGCGGGATACTCAAGTGTTATTGGAACTATGTGGCCGGTGGCTGATAACGATGCAGCGTTCGTGGCTGACAAGGTATACAGTCAACTAATGAGAAAtggagaaattgggaatggaGAAGCGGGCAAAGCACTTCATAATGCAATCGCCGCGTTGCGCGAGGAGATTGGAGAGAGGGAGTTTGGGAGATGGGTACTATTCACTCATATTGGTTTGTAG